The genomic region TATCTCTTCGCCGTGCAGACCTTCAATGGTCGTAATATCACTGCCTTCACATTGATACGCCATAACAAGACAGGAATTCACAGGCTCTCCATCCATCAGAACCATACATGCGCCGCAGCGACCGACTTCGCACGATACTTTGGTACCCGTCAGTTGCAAATGAGTCCGAAGCACATCAACAAGTCGGGTCGTTTGCGCGATCTCCAGATGTTTCTGTTCCCCATTCACAACGGCTGTCCAGTGATTCTCAAGTGGTTTACTCATGATGGACTCACTCCTTCCTGCAAAGGTACATGTAAAGGTCTGACCAGTTGTTCTCTCCGTACAGGAAGACGGTTGACCCATACGCCTGTTGCCTGATGAATTGCGGCTGTAATGGCCGGCGCAAGCGCTACGGAACCAATCTCACCAATGCCTCTCGGGCCAAATGAATCACCTTCGGGCAAGTCTTCAATAGCCTCAACCTCCAGATGGGTATGAATATCCCGAATAGTTGGGATCAGATACGTGTCGAGGTTGGTCGTTAGATAGCGGCTGTCCTGCATAACTGCATCCTCGGTCAACGTAAATCCAAGGGCCATGACACTGCCACCTTCAATCTGTCCAATGTAGCCCATAGGGTTGATGACCGGCCCTGCCGCCACAACATGGCGTGTATCCAGCAGCTTGGTTTCTCCGGTTAAGGTATTCACTTCCACCTCTGCCGCAACCGCCGCGTACGTATACAAATAATGCCCGCCTACCACGTTGTCCGGCGTAGTTGGGTAATCAAACTTTGTATCAAAAATCCATTCATCGGCTTCGCCCTGCATCGCGAGTTCGGCATACGAGACCACAAAGCCTGATTCTGTTTCTACTTCTGAAATGTCGGCAGGAAGCTGGCCTTTGTGCCATATACCACCAGGTCCTGTTACCAGTTCATCCGCCGGAATGCCTGACATTTCAGACGCGACCGTGAGAGCACGGGATCGAAATGGAGTCTGCAACCGCTGTAGTGCCATCCAGGCCATGGTTGTTGAACGCGAAGCGGTACTTGAGCCGCTGTGTGGTACACGATCCGTATCTCCAATGATGATACTGAGGTCCGATGTACTGCATTGGAACAGATCACATAGCATAATTTCCAGCGTTGCAACGAGCCCCTGGCCAAATTCCTCGTAGCTGAACGCCACCTCAATCTTGCCTTCGTTATTCAGGGACAAACGGCCTCCTGCAGGGTCTGGAATGCCATAACCCAGCCCTGCACCGTGCATGGCGATGGCTGCTCCAACTCCGCGTTTAATCCATGGCGGCAGAGCAGGATCTGCCGGAGGATGCTGATGTTTTTGCCACAACTCGGAACGATCCAATGCCTCCCAGACTTGGGATAGTCCATCGGTGACCAGAATCCGTTGATTCAGCGGTCCGGGATCATTCTTTTCCCGCATATTGCGTCTACGGAACTCCCAAGGGTCCATATCCATGATTTCTGCAAGCCGATCCATCTGGCCTTCCATGGCAAAAATCGCCTGGTTCCCGCCAAATCCACGAAACTCACCTGACAGCCCGTTATTCGTATACACAGACACCCCTTCCACATCCACATGAGGAATAGCGTAGGGTCCAAGGCAATGCTCGGTACAGAAGTTCAGCACGGGTGCACCAAGTGTGGCGTACGCTCCGGTATCTGCTGTTATACGGACACGATGTGCTTGAATTATGCCTTCTCGACTAATGCCGGTCTGCATTTCAATTTTCATTGGATGCCGTTTCAGCCCTGCACGAACGGATTCTTTACGCGAATTATGCATTTTCACAGGACGTCCGCATCTTAAGGCCAGCAATGCACCATAGGGCTGTACGTTGAGTTCATCTTTTCCACCAAATGAACCACCAATCGGTGAAGACACCACCCGGATATCTTCTTCAGGACAGCCAATGATGCGTGCAAGCTGCATCCGGTCTTTATAGCCATGTTGCGTTGCTGCGTATACATTCAGCCGCCCCTCTTCATCCGGGACAAACAGGCCACCTTCTGTCTCCATGTAAGCATGCATCTGGCGAGGTGTATAATACGTCTCTGTTACGATATGATCACATGCGGCAAAGGCTTGCTCCGCATCTCCACGTTTGATCTCCGTGCGATGCAGCACATTGCCTGGACCATGTTCATGCAGCTCTGGTGATCCGGGAGCCATTGCAGCATCTGTACTATCCAGTGGCGTGAGTTCCTCATACACTACCCGAATCGCATCCAGCGCAAGCGCCGCACGTTCGGGGGAATCCGCAGCAACCGCTGCAATGGCGTCACCGACATAACGTACAATATCCTCGCAGAACACAGGCTGATCCGGGGTCGCAATACCAAAACGATTCAGTCCAGGCACATCTTTGGAGGTTAGAACCGCATAGACACCTTCTAACGCCTCAGCTTCCGAAGTATCTATAGACAATAGACGAGCATAAGGATATTCGCTTCGTAATACTCTGCCATGAAGCATGTCAGGTAGCGTCATATCCGTCAGATATTGAAGCTGCCCTGTTACTTTGGGTGCCCCATCTGGCCGCAGGTGCCAGCGTTTCCCGCTCTGTTCCCGATTCAGCAGCATGATCCCTCTCCCCCTTTGTGTGATCCCATTCTTCTATTCGTGAAGTGCCTCCCATAGCCCGGCGCCAAGCATGTTGCCTGCGGTCTGCTTGCGATAATGTTCTGTTGCAAATGCATCGCTATACGTCGAAAATTCGCTAGCTACAGCAGTTGCGAGAGTCGCCGCTTGCATGACAGAAGCTTCGCTACCAAGAAGCTGTTGTTCTGACTCCAGAAGTCGCATCGCCATGCCTGAGCCTCCACCAGCCGCAATCGCAATCTTGGTCCAGCGGTTATCCGAATCAATCTCCCCATACAAAGCAATCGTCACCAGCGATGCACTGAACGTCTCCCGTCGACCCAGCTTGCGGTAAAAGGAAACTTCTCGTGTAGCAAGCCTGTGCTCCCTGTTCACATCAAGCATAGAGGACGGTCTCATCGGAATATGAATCGAGATTAATACGTCCCCTGGATTACGGCTGCCATCCCGTCCACCCTGAAGCCAGGAAGACACACTGCAGATCTCTATGCCGCTGTCCGTCAACCAGTGCAGCTCCGCATCATATACAAGCAAAGCAGTCAGGGTATCCCCTACTCCAGATACAACATTCCCGCCAATGGTTGCCACATTACGAATGGAAGGAGCAGCAATTGCATTCACCGCTTCTTGCAGGATCGGCAGTTGAAGCAGCAACACTTGTGAGGCACATTCCTTCAATCGGGTCATGGCTCCAATGACCAGCTCATCTCCACGAATAGATACACCGCTCATTTCAGGAATACGACCCAGACTAATCATGTGTTCAGGCGCTGGAATCAAGCCACCTTCCCACTGGGTTCGCAGCAATGTTCCGCCTGCCGTGAAACAACATATTCCCTTTAGTCTACTTCTCAATGTTTGCAGTTCTTGCAGGTTCTCAGGTTGCCATACCGATGGCATGGCTCCAGAACCGTATGCCGGTGTTACCATCGCAGCATCCCCTTTCTCTCTCTTCCATGGGCAGGAAATTCAACCGTCTGATCCAGATAATTCTTCAAATCATATGAGAGTTCAGCAGCAACGTCAATTACCTTCACATCGTTTTGGATAAATGTATAAAACCTGCGTTCCATTTGTGCTTGATGCATCATGATCTATTGAAAGCTAACACATACTCTCTTTTGCTACACGTTAAAAGAAGACAAACAGGCCAACCAGACTGCCTGGCTGACCTGATCATGTTATTAAATTATACATAGTTAATAATCTTCTCCTGTTATTTAGTCTGTCTGCTTCGACTCGTATACATAATTCAGAATACGTTCCAATTCCGGTTCTGTATCCGCATCCCAGAAACTAGTCTCAGACAGTGGTACATGTACACCTGAATAGTTAGCGCTACGCATAATCTTGCGTGCCCCCTCATCTCCATGCAAGGACAATAGAGGGCCGAACATATGGGAGCGAAAAGCAACGGGCGGTTTACCACCCTCACCGTCGGTAGCTGCGACATAGTCACTCAGCTTGTGGGTAGCCAGTGCTGTGGTCACCAGATTGATATCCTGTGCTTTTAATAAAGGCTGATCCCCCAGAAGCATGAGAATGCCCTCCGGTTTGTACTCCATGGCGGACAATACGCCAGAATGAAGAGAGTTTGCCATGCCGAAAGCATAGTCAGCACAGACCACAATTCGAAGTCTCGCTGTAGGATGATAGGCATACGTGGCAGAATCAAACCATTTTAATGGTAGCCATGCGAGCGAATCTTCCGGTTTGACCACACAGACCACTTGATCCAACTCCGAATTCAACGCAGCTTCCAGTGACCATGCAGCCAGTGACCTTCCGTCAGGCATGATAACCGAGAGTTTATCCCGACCAAGGCGACGACTCTTACCTGCTGCCAGAACTATGCCCGTCATTCGCATGTACAACGCTCCCCTTCTGCGACTCGGAACTCAAGGAAGAGACCTTATGTTTACACGCGATCAATTCAGCAGCAATGCTGATGGCAATCTGTTCGGGACCGTCCGCTCCGATACTTAGACCAACGGGAGAGTGTATATTTCTCAAGGATGGTAAACCATCAAGCAGGCGGGCCGTTCGTGTTTTGGAACCCATGATACCAAGGTACGCATACTCACAGTTCACCAGCATCTCCAACAGTTCACGTTCGCGTGGGAAATTGTGACTCATTAGAATCAGATAATCCCGATTGTTCACGTTTAACAGAGGCATAATCTCACGTGGGAAACCAAGTACAAATTCAGCTTCAGGGAACCGCTCCGAGGTGCATAAGGACTCTCGCCAATCCGCTACAACCACACGGAATCCTGCGGATCGGGCGAGTCTGGCAACAGGAATAACATCATTCCCGGCTCCGATGATAATCAGGCGAGGTATAGGCGTGTACAGCGAAGTATGTTGCTGCGGGAGGTTCCAGGGATTCGTTGAAACCGTGTTGTTTGTCGCTAATTCAGCGTCAGCCTCAGATATATGTTGTGAATTAGCGGATAGATGGGAAGAGTGATATCCGTTTGACGTAGCAGATGCCACTTCAGGCACAAGCGTAAGGCGAGGTATTTCGGGAGAATATTGTGTTGATGTTGTATGTTCATGCTTGGTATTTCCGCTGCTGTGTTGTTCATCACCCTGCAATGGCGATTGATTATGATTCGCCCCGCGATCATGACGAAGGACGAGCGAAGGACGTAAAATTGACTTTTGCCCCTTTTCCATGGACTCAATCCGTTTCCAGCCATATTGCACCTTCGTATAATCATCTTGGAACATTCGGGTTAACGCTGTTGTAGCCCCGGATTGCAAACACTCATGCATCTTCTGCAACGTATGTCGGAGTTCACCACATACAGGTTCAAGCAACACAACAACGAGTCCACCGCACCCGATCGTCTCACCCCATGACAGATCATCCTCAGGACGCATATCGTATTCCGCGAATTCCATCTGTTTCGTATCCAGTACATGGCTCACCCGGGCCTGAAGATCACTCTCCAGGCATCCCGGACTGATACTGCCATACATTATGCCACCCTCGATCAACAGCATAGAGACTCCCTGCTTACGGTAAGCATGACCCTCTACCTTGATCGCTGTTGCGAGCACGCAGCGCGTTTCGCGGGCTGCGATTGCACACAGATCATGCATTTCCATATCGGTCTCCATCCTTTCTGGAATCGCATAAGCTTCCTTCAATCAGATGCGCTTCATTAATCTCGCAATGCTCTTATCCGACTCACGCAGCACAATGCCACGATCGATCGTCTGAATCTTACGATTTTTGAGCACGATACTTCCATCGATAATCACGGTGTCCACACAGCTTCGTGTTGCAGAATACACTACGCGGGAATAGACATCCGTCTCATAGGAAGGATACGTGTGGAAATCATCCAGATCCAGCAGCAGCATATCTGCCTTTTTGCCCACTTCGAGACTGCCGATTTCCTTCGACAAGCCGAGCACCTCTGCACCACCCATAGTAGCCATACGCAATACCGTCCGTGCATCCATCACCGTTGGGCCATGAGGAATCTTCTGCATTAGGGCCGTGAGGCGCATCTCCTGAAACATATCCAGATTGTTGTTGCACGCGGCACCATCGGCCCCGATCCCAACCGCGATCTGACGATTCAGCAGATCCGGAATATCCGCTACCCCGGAGGAAAGTTTCATATTCGACCCAGGACAGTGAGTGACTTTGACACCGCGCTTGCGGATGATCTCCTTCTCTTCCTCACTCAGCCATACACAGTGGGCCAGCACCAATCTTGGGGTAGCCAGACCGATATGATCAAGGTATACGATGTTGCGCATTCCGCGTTCGTGTTCTACCAGTTCGATCTCTCCGCGATTCTCGGAGGCATGGGTATGGACTTTGACATGATATTTATTGGACAGGTCGCGCACCTCTACCAGCAATTCTTCGGTACACGATACTACGAAGCGTGGACAGAAAGCATATTGAATGCGACCTCCGCCAAAACCGTTCCATTTCTCTAGCAGATCCACACTCTGTTGCAGTGAAGTTGCTGTATTCTCACGCAAGGGTTCGGGAACCTCGTCTCCATGATCCATCATCACCTTGCCGGAAATGACCCGGATGCCACTCTGTGCCATCGCCTGAAACGCCGAGTCTGTGTGATGTACCGTCTCCATATCCAGAATGGTCGTGGTTCCGCTGGAGATCAATTCCCCGAGTCCAAGCATTGCCGAATAATAGACGGACTCCTCATCATGCGCTGCTTCCAGCGGCCAGATGCGTTGACGGAGCCAATCCATCAGTTCCAGATCATCCGCACGTCCACGGAACAAGGTCTGACACAGATGAATATGCGTCTGGATAAAACCTGGCAGCAGCACTTTACCGCGAGCATCAATGACCTGATCAGCCTGAACGTCGATGTGCGCTGCAATCTCCTTGATTTTGTTATCCTCGATCAATAGATCTCCGATGAACACTTCCTCTTCTGCATTCATCGTCACAAGCTGTGCGCCCTTCAGCAGGATCGTTCCCATGCCAATCTCCCCTATCTGTGTCTGTCTATATCGTTCAACTTATACATATTTACACTTGTACTCCGATGACAGATTAACCTTCCGATCACTGTCTGTTACCATCCAATAGCCATTCCATCGCCTCTGGGGTCTGCTGCGCCGCTAATCATGCCGTCCTCAAGAATGACAATGCCTTGAGACTGTCCCATAATACCGTCCCACGGCGCTCTGGCTTCAACGTTATGTCCCCACTGGGCAAGGGTTGCACACACGTCATCATGATATCGGTTCTCCACACGCATCGTATCGCCTTCTTCACCCCAGGTACGTCCGTACACCCAACGCGGCAGGCTGATCGCTTCCTGGATGTTAAGCCCGTAATCAAGTACTCCGGTAAGCACGGATAATTGCGTCTGTGGCTGACCTTCGCCTCCCTGCGTGCCCACGAGCATATAAGGTTTGCCATCTCGTGTAACGAGGCCCGGCATGAGGGTATGGAATGAGCGTTTATTCGGTTCCAGTACGTTGGCATCTCTCG from Paenibacillus sp. FSL R5-0341 harbors:
- a CDS encoding FAD binding domain-containing protein, with amino-acid sequence MVTPAYGSGAMPSVWQPENLQELQTLRSRLKGICCFTAGGTLLRTQWEGGLIPAPEHMISLGRIPEMSGVSIRGDELVIGAMTRLKECASQVLLLQLPILQEAVNAIAAPSIRNVATIGGNVVSGVGDTLTALLVYDAELHWLTDSGIEICSVSSWLQGGRDGSRNPGDVLISIHIPMRPSSMLDVNREHRLATREVSFYRKLGRRETFSASLVTIALYGEIDSDNRWTKIAIAAGGGSGMAMRLLESEQQLLGSEASVMQAATLATAVASEFSTYSDAFATEHYRKQTAGNMLGAGLWEALHE
- the pucD gene encoding xanthine dehydrogenase subunit D — protein: MLLNREQSGKRWHLRPDGAPKVTGQLQYLTDMTLPDMLHGRVLRSEYPYARLLSIDTSEAEALEGVYAVLTSKDVPGLNRFGIATPDQPVFCEDIVRYVGDAIAAVAADSPERAALALDAIRVVYEELTPLDSTDAAMAPGSPELHEHGPGNVLHRTEIKRGDAEQAFAACDHIVTETYYTPRQMHAYMETEGGLFVPDEEGRLNVYAATQHGYKDRMQLARIIGCPEEDIRVVSSPIGGSFGGKDELNVQPYGALLALRCGRPVKMHNSRKESVRAGLKRHPMKIEMQTGISREGIIQAHRVRITADTGAYATLGAPVLNFCTEHCLGPYAIPHVDVEGVSVYTNNGLSGEFRGFGGNQAIFAMEGQMDRLAEIMDMDPWEFRRRNMREKNDPGPLNQRILVTDGLSQVWEALDRSELWQKHQHPPADPALPPWIKRGVGAAIAMHGAGLGYGIPDPAGGRLSLNNEGKIEVAFSYEEFGQGLVATLEIMLCDLFQCSTSDLSIIIGDTDRVPHSGSSTASRSTTMAWMALQRLQTPFRSRALTVASEMSGIPADELVTGPGGIWHKGQLPADISEVETESGFVVSYAELAMQGEADEWIFDTKFDYPTTPDNVVGGHYLYTYAAVAAEVEVNTLTGETKLLDTRHVVAAGPVINPMGYIGQIEGGSVMALGFTLTEDAVMQDSRYLTTNLDTYLIPTIRDIHTHLEVEAIEDLPEGDSFGPRGIGEIGSVALAPAITAAIHQATGVWVNRLPVRREQLVRPLHVPLQEGVSPS
- a CDS encoding 5'-deoxyadenosine deaminase — translated: MGTILLKGAQLVTMNAEEEVFIGDLLIEDNKIKEIAAHIDVQADQVIDARGKVLLPGFIQTHIHLCQTLFRGRADDLELMDWLRQRIWPLEAAHDEESVYYSAMLGLGELISSGTTTILDMETVHHTDSAFQAMAQSGIRVISGKVMMDHGDEVPEPLRENTATSLQQSVDLLEKWNGFGGGRIQYAFCPRFVVSCTEELLVEVRDLSNKYHVKVHTHASENRGEIELVEHERGMRNIVYLDHIGLATPRLVLAHCVWLSEEEKEIIRKRGVKVTHCPGSNMKLSSGVADIPDLLNRQIAVGIGADGAACNNNLDMFQEMRLTALMQKIPHGPTVMDARTVLRMATMGGAEVLGLSKEIGSLEVGKKADMLLLDLDDFHTYPSYETDVYSRVVYSATRSCVDTVIIDGSIVLKNRKIQTIDRGIVLRESDKSIARLMKRI
- a CDS encoding XdhC family protein; its protein translation is MEMHDLCAIAARETRCVLATAIKVEGHAYRKQGVSMLLIEGGIMYGSISPGCLESDLQARVSHVLDTKQMEFAEYDMRPEDDLSWGETIGCGGLVVVLLEPVCGELRHTLQKMHECLQSGATTALTRMFQDDYTKVQYGWKRIESMEKGQKSILRPSLVLRHDRGANHNQSPLQGDEQHSSGNTKHEHTTSTQYSPEIPRLTLVPEVASATSNGYHSSHLSANSQHISEADAELATNNTVSTNPWNLPQQHTSLYTPIPRLIIIGAGNDVIPVARLARSAGFRVVVADWRESLCTSERFPEAEFVLGFPREIMPLLNVNNRDYLILMSHNFPRERELLEMLVNCEYAYLGIMGSKTRTARLLDGLPSLRNIHSPVGLSIGADGPEQIAISIAAELIACKHKVSSLSSESQKGSVVHANDGHSSGSR
- a CDS encoding (2Fe-2S)-binding protein produces the protein MSKPLENHWTAVVNGEQKHLEIAQTTRLVDVLRTHLQLTGTKVSCEVGRCGACMVLMDGEPVNSCLVMAYQCEGSDITTIEGLHGEEIGTLHPIQQAFVEEGGFQCGYCTPGMVISTKALLDAHPEPSQDQIETGLCGNLCRCTGYGGIIRAVRKAGERCARTETSTEETVS
- a CDS encoding nucleotidyltransferase family protein, with protein sequence MTGIVLAAGKSRRLGRDKLSVIMPDGRSLAAWSLEAALNSELDQVVCVVKPEDSLAWLPLKWFDSATYAYHPTARLRIVVCADYAFGMANSLHSGVLSAMEYKPEGILMLLGDQPLLKAQDINLVTTALATHKLSDYVAATDGEGGKPPVAFRSHMFGPLLSLHGDEGARKIMRSANYSGVHVPLSETSFWDADTEPELERILNYVYESKQTD